One genomic region from Pseudomonas hormoni encodes:
- a CDS encoding 2-hydroxyacid dehydrogenase yields MTNPRRAVFLDHPSLDLGDLDLNPLRDCFDELQLFAQTTPDQVIERLKGATVAISNKIQIDAAAIAASPELKLILITATGTNNVDLAAARAHGVTVCNCQGYGTPSVAQHTIMLLLNLATRLADYQKAVGEGRWQQAKQFCLLDYPIVELEGKTLGLFGHGELGGAVARLAEAFGMRVLLGQIPGRPARPDRLPLDELLPQIDALTLHCPLNDHTRHFIGARELASMKPGAFVVNTARGGLIDEQALADALRNGHLGGAATDVLSVEPPTVGNPLLAADIPRLIVTPHNAWGSREARQRIVGQLTENAQGYFSGKALRVVS; encoded by the coding sequence ATGACGAACCCTCGCCGCGCCGTTTTCCTCGACCATCCCTCGCTGGACCTCGGCGACCTCGACCTCAACCCATTGCGTGATTGCTTCGACGAATTGCAGCTGTTCGCGCAGACCACTCCGGATCAGGTGATCGAACGCCTCAAAGGCGCGACCGTCGCCATCAGCAACAAAATCCAGATCGACGCCGCGGCCATTGCCGCCAGCCCCGAGCTGAAGCTGATCCTGATCACCGCCACCGGCACCAACAACGTCGATCTCGCCGCCGCCCGCGCCCACGGCGTTACCGTCTGCAACTGCCAGGGTTACGGCACGCCGTCGGTGGCGCAGCACACGATCATGTTGCTGCTCAACCTGGCGACGCGCCTCGCCGATTATCAGAAAGCGGTCGGCGAAGGTCGCTGGCAACAAGCGAAACAGTTCTGCCTGCTGGACTACCCGATCGTCGAACTGGAAGGCAAAACCCTGGGCTTGTTCGGTCACGGTGAGCTGGGGGGCGCGGTCGCACGACTGGCTGAAGCCTTCGGCATGCGCGTGCTGCTCGGGCAGATTCCGGGGCGCCCTGCCCGGCCAGACCGTTTGCCGCTGGATGAGTTGCTGCCGCAGATCGATGCACTGACCCTGCACTGCCCGCTCAACGACCACACTCGTCACTTCATCGGCGCTCGCGAACTGGCTTCGATGAAACCGGGTGCCTTTGTAGTCAACACCGCCCGTGGTGGCTTGATCGACGAACAAGCACTGGCCGATGCCTTGCGCAACGGCCACCTGGGCGGCGCCGCCACAGACGTGTTGAGCGTCGAACCGCCGACCGTCGGCAACCCGTTACTCGCCGCCGACATTCCACGCTTGATCGTCACACCGCACAACGCCTGGGGCAGTCGCGAGGCGCGGCAGCGGATCGTTGGCCAATTGACCGAAAACGCTCAGGGATACTTCAGCGGTAAGGCGCTGCGGGTCGTCAGTTGA
- a CDS encoding DUF1302 domain-containing protein: MTSVNQFWRRAKLPLAVSLASTLAGPAFGVSFNVGEIEGQFDSSLSIGASWSTESANKNLIGVNNGGRGLSQTSDDGHLNFKSGETFSKIFKGIHDLELKYGDTGVFVRGKYWYDFELQDESRPFKDISNDNRKEGAKSSGGQILDAFVYHNYSIADQPGSVRLGKQVVSWGESTFIGGGINSINPIDVSAFRRPGAEIKEGLIPVNMFYVSQSLTENLSTEAFYQLEWDQTVTDNCGTFFSQPDVISDGCDQNLAVLRTRNGINSSLGALPPGARNAVINTLAARGVNWGNPDEGAIVRRGPDRDARDSGQFGVSFKYMFEPLDTEFGAYFMNYHSRAPIFSGKGAPASAYNAQALGGALGGALIGAGIPPGQVGAIVGGANGLAAQTLPLVVAANSSYFVEYPEDIRLYGLSFSTTLPTGTAWSGEFSYRPNAPVQLNTTDILFSGLTPLNPNVSVLQGRPGEDQHGYRRKEVSQLQTTFTHFFDQVMGAERLTLVGEVGWTHVGGLESTSKARYGRDPSYGPGPLPGGQCQALNASTLGAGGPQNNVNRYCENDGFTTTDSWGYRARAIWDYNSVFAGVNLKPNIAWSHDVDGYSPGPGGNFEEGRKAVSLGLDAEYQNTYTASLAYTNFFDGKYTTVDDRDFVALSFGVNF; the protein is encoded by the coding sequence ATGACATCAGTAAACCAGTTCTGGCGCCGGGCTAAACTGCCCCTGGCTGTCAGTCTTGCCTCTACGCTCGCCGGGCCCGCATTCGGCGTCAGTTTCAACGTTGGTGAAATCGAAGGTCAGTTCGACTCATCCCTGTCGATCGGTGCCAGTTGGTCTACCGAGAGTGCCAACAAGAACCTCATCGGCGTCAACAACGGCGGTCGCGGCCTGTCCCAGACCTCTGATGACGGTCACTTGAACTTCAAGAGCGGGGAAACCTTCTCGAAGATCTTCAAAGGCATCCATGACCTTGAATTGAAATATGGCGACACCGGCGTCTTCGTCCGGGGCAAATACTGGTATGACTTCGAACTCCAGGACGAAAGCCGTCCGTTCAAGGACATCAGCAACGACAACCGCAAGGAAGGCGCCAAGTCTTCCGGCGGGCAGATCCTCGACGCCTTCGTCTACCACAACTACTCGATTGCCGATCAGCCGGGTTCCGTGCGTCTGGGCAAGCAGGTAGTGAGCTGGGGTGAAAGTACCTTCATCGGCGGCGGCATCAACTCGATCAACCCGATCGACGTTTCCGCGTTTCGCCGTCCAGGTGCCGAGATCAAGGAAGGCCTGATCCCGGTCAACATGTTCTACGTGTCCCAGAGCCTGACCGAGAACCTTTCCACGGAAGCGTTCTATCAACTGGAATGGGACCAGACCGTTACCGACAACTGCGGCACGTTCTTCTCGCAACCGGACGTGATCTCGGATGGCTGCGACCAGAACCTGGCCGTGCTGCGGACCCGTAATGGGATCAACAGCTCTCTGGGGGCATTGCCGCCCGGGGCGCGTAACGCTGTCATCAACACCCTGGCCGCCCGTGGCGTGAACTGGGGCAACCCGGATGAGGGTGCCATCGTTCGTCGTGGTCCGGATCGTGACGCGCGTGACAGCGGCCAGTTCGGCGTGTCCTTCAAGTACATGTTCGAGCCGCTGGACACCGAATTCGGCGCCTATTTCATGAACTACCACAGCCGTGCGCCGATTTTCAGTGGAAAGGGGGCTCCGGCGAGTGCCTATAACGCGCAGGCACTGGGTGGTGCTCTCGGCGGCGCACTGATTGGCGCGGGCATTCCGCCCGGCCAGGTTGGTGCCATCGTGGGTGGCGCGAACGGGCTGGCGGCGCAAACCCTGCCATTGGTGGTAGCGGCTAACTCCAGCTACTTCGTCGAGTACCCGGAAGACATTCGCCTGTATGGCCTGAGCTTCTCCACCACGTTGCCTACCGGTACCGCGTGGAGTGGTGAATTCAGCTACCGTCCGAACGCACCGGTACAACTCAACACCACCGACATCCTCTTTTCCGGCCTGACGCCACTGAACCCTAACGTTTCCGTGCTGCAAGGTCGTCCAGGCGAGGATCAACATGGCTATCGCCGCAAGGAAGTGAGCCAGCTGCAGACGACCTTCACGCACTTCTTCGACCAAGTGATGGGCGCTGAGCGACTGACCCTGGTGGGCGAGGTGGGCTGGACCCACGTCGGCGGCCTGGAAAGCACCTCGAAAGCACGTTACGGCCGTGACCCGAGCTACGGCCCTGGCCCATTGCCAGGCGGTCAGTGCCAGGCATTGAACGCCAGCACCCTGGGAGCAGGCGGACCACAAAACAACGTCAATCGCTACTGTGAAAACGATGGCTTCACTACCACAGACTCCTGGGGTTATCGCGCTCGTGCCATCTGGGACTACAACAGCGTATTCGCCGGTGTAAACCTCAAGCCGAACATTGCCTGGTCCCATGACGTGGACGGTTACTCGCCAGGCCCTGGCGGCAACTTCGAGGAAGGTCGCAAGGCGGTCAGCCTGGGTCTCGACGCCGAGTACCAGAACACCTACACCGCTTCCCTGGCGTACACCAACTTCTTTGACGGCAAGTACACCACCGTGGATGACCGCGACTTCGTTGCGCTCAGCTTCGGCGTGAACTTCTAA
- a CDS encoding class I SAM-dependent methyltransferase has product MDPRSEVLLRQAELFQGSVLLAGLPADDLLGRLPDAHGWCWHAGDQAALDARFAERSHFGVTAPEREFDTAVVFLPKSKDLTDYILNALASRLAGRELYLVGEKRSGIEGAAKQLNPFGKPRKLDSARHCQLWQVTVADAPVAKSLESLAQTYELPLAEGPLKVISLPGVFSHGRLDRGSALLLEHLDKLPSGHLLDFGCGAGVLGAAVKRRYPHNQVTLLDVDAFAAASSRLTLAANGLEAEVITGDGIDAAPMGLSAILSNPPFHVGVHTDYFATENLLRKAAKHLKNGGELRLVANSFLKYQPLIEEHLGVCAIKAEGQGFRIYRAKRG; this is encoded by the coding sequence ATGGATCCGCGCAGTGAAGTACTGCTTCGTCAGGCCGAGTTATTCCAGGGTTCGGTATTGCTGGCCGGTTTGCCCGCCGATGATTTGCTGGGCCGCCTGCCCGACGCCCATGGCTGGTGCTGGCACGCCGGCGACCAGGCCGCGCTGGACGCTCGCTTCGCCGAGCGCAGCCACTTCGGCGTGACCGCGCCCGAGCGCGAATTCGATACCGCAGTGGTGTTTCTGCCCAAATCCAAGGACCTTACCGACTACATCCTCAACGCCCTCGCCTCGCGCCTGGCCGGTCGCGAGCTGTATCTGGTGGGTGAAAAACGCAGCGGCATCGAAGGCGCGGCCAAGCAACTGAACCCGTTCGGCAAACCGCGCAAGCTCGACAGCGCGCGTCATTGCCAGCTCTGGCAGGTCACCGTGGCCGATGCGCCAGTGGCCAAATCGCTGGAAAGCCTGGCTCAGACTTATGAGTTGCCGCTGGCCGAAGGTCCGTTGAAAGTCATCAGCCTGCCGGGCGTGTTCAGCCACGGTCGCCTGGATCGCGGCAGTGCATTGTTGCTTGAACATCTGGACAAATTGCCGAGCGGTCATTTGCTGGATTTCGGCTGCGGCGCGGGCGTGTTGGGCGCGGCGGTCAAACGTCGTTATCCGCACAACCAGGTCACGCTGCTCGACGTGGATGCTTTTGCGGCCGCCAGCAGTCGCTTGACCTTGGCTGCCAACGGTCTGGAAGCCGAGGTGATTACCGGTGACGGCATCGATGCGGCGCCGATGGGTTTGAGCGCGATCCTGAGCAACCCGCCGTTCCATGTCGGCGTACACACAGACTATTTCGCTACCGAGAACTTGCTGCGAAAAGCAGCCAAACATCTGAAAAATGGTGGTGAACTGCGCCTGGTCGCGAACAGCTTCCTGAAATATCAGCCATTGATCGAAGAGCACCTTGGCGTGTGTGCGATCAAGGCCGAAGGACAGGGTTTCAGAATCTACCGGGCCAAACGCGGTTAG
- a CDS encoding putative signal transducing protein — translation MQRIYEPENLMEGELLQGMLASEGIEAHLVGRDLLGGSGELPIFGLLGLSVDNDQAEYARELIAAYNAALPLPGDEPESFPGTLVC, via the coding sequence ATGCAGCGAATCTATGAACCGGAAAACCTGATGGAAGGCGAGCTGCTGCAAGGCATGCTGGCCAGCGAGGGCATCGAGGCGCATCTGGTCGGGCGTGATTTGCTCGGTGGCAGCGGGGAGTTGCCCATCTTTGGTCTGCTGGGGTTGTCGGTCGATAATGACCAGGCCGAATACGCCCGTGAGTTGATCGCCGCGTACAATGCCGCGCTGCCGCTACCCGGCGATGAACCGGAAAGCTTTCCCGGCACGCTGGTCTGTTAG
- a CDS encoding TMEM165/GDT1 family protein translates to MLDSLLVPTAIVALAEIGDKTQLLALILAARFRKPWPIIAGIVAATLANHAAAGAVGAWVGSFFSDAMLHWILAASFTATALWTLVPDKMDDDEASTARKFGPFLTTLIAFFLAEIGDKTQIATVMLAAQYPELWLVIIGTTVGMLIANVPVVLAGNFAADKLPLTLIRRLAASAFFILAIVAVYKAMQSSGWV, encoded by the coding sequence ATGCTGGATTCACTTCTCGTTCCCACCGCAATCGTTGCCTTGGCCGAAATCGGCGACAAGACGCAACTGCTCGCGCTCATTCTCGCTGCCCGTTTTCGCAAACCATGGCCGATCATCGCCGGCATCGTCGCCGCCACCCTGGCCAACCACGCGGCAGCCGGTGCGGTAGGCGCCTGGGTCGGAAGTTTCTTCTCGGATGCGATGTTGCACTGGATTCTCGCCGCGAGCTTCACCGCGACGGCGTTGTGGACCCTGGTGCCGGACAAGATGGATGACGACGAAGCCAGCACCGCCCGCAAGTTCGGGCCGTTCCTGACGACGTTGATTGCGTTCTTCCTCGCGGAAATCGGCGACAAGACCCAGATCGCGACCGTGATGCTCGCCGCGCAATACCCGGAATTGTGGCTGGTGATCATCGGTACCACCGTGGGCATGTTGATTGCCAACGTGCCGGTGGTACTGGCGGGTAACTTTGCGGCGGATAAATTGCCCTTGACGTTGATTCGTCGCCTGGCGGCTTCGGCGTTCTTCATCCTGGCGATTGTCGCGGTGTACAAGGCGATGCAGAGCAGTGGGTGGGTTTGA
- a CDS encoding SOS response-associated peptidase, producing the protein MCGRYALFRWNPAFAALPGFPADQQAQWNISPNDSVLMLRAVADGQRELARARWGLTPPWLTDLSRTPAHARAETVAEQPMFRQALRERRCLLPANGFYEWRGTTRKRPYWLTPGEGSTLFFAAIWEAYPVQEQVWLSTAVITQPAASQRRPLILDAAGQEAWLDPETPLHVLQGLLASEPAALRERVLANLVNDPKLNGPECLTPG; encoded by the coding sequence ATGTGTGGACGTTATGCCCTGTTTCGCTGGAACCCCGCCTTCGCGGCCCTGCCTGGCTTTCCCGCCGATCAGCAGGCCCAGTGGAATATTTCCCCAAACGATTCGGTGTTGATGCTGCGTGCCGTCGCTGACGGTCAGCGAGAGTTGGCCCGCGCGCGCTGGGGCTTGACGCCGCCGTGGCTGACCGATCTGTCCCGAACGCCGGCCCATGCCCGGGCCGAAACCGTGGCCGAGCAACCGATGTTCCGCCAAGCCCTGCGCGAGCGCCGGTGTCTGCTGCCGGCCAACGGTTTTTACGAATGGCGCGGCACGACGCGCAAGCGGCCTTACTGGCTGACGCCCGGGGAGGGTTCGACGCTGTTTTTTGCGGCGATCTGGGAAGCGTATCCGGTGCAGGAGCAGGTGTGGTTGAGCACGGCAGTGATCACGCAGCCGGCCGCGAGTCAGCGTCGGCCGTTGATTCTCGATGCGGCAGGGCAAGAGGCGTGGCTTGATCCCGAGACGCCTTTGCATGTGTTGCAGGGGTTGCTGGCCAGTGAGCCCGCTGCGTTGCGCGAGCGGGTGTTGGCGAATCTGGTGAATGATCCGAAGCTGAATGGGCCGGAGTGTTTGACCCCAGGTTGA
- a CDS encoding fatty acid--CoA ligase, protein MLQTRVIPPAEGAYQYPLLIKRLLMSGARYEKTREIIYRDQLRYSYPTLIERVARLANVLTAAGVKAGDTVAVMDWDSHRYLECMFAIPMIGAVIHTINVRLSPEQILYTMNHAEDRFVLVNSEFVGLYNAIAGHLTTVEKTLLLTDLPEKTADLPNLVGEYEQLLAAASTQYDFQDFDENSVATTFYTTGTTGNPKGVYFTHRQLVLHTMGVSTIMGAIDSVRLLGTNDVYMPITPMFHVHAWGLPYVATMLGLKQVYPGRYDPEYLVELWRKEKVTFSHCVPTILQMVLNAKAAQGTDFAGWKIVIGGSALNRALYEAAKAKGIQLTAAYGMSETGPLVSCAHLNDELMAGTEDERTTYRIKAGVPGPLVEAAIVDTDGNFLPADGETQGELVLRAPWLTEGYFNEPQKGAELWAGGWLHTGDVATLDGMGVIDIRDRIKDVIKTGGEWISSLDLEDLISRHAAVREVAVVGIADPQWGERPFALLVIREGHAIGAKELKEHLKPFVELGHLSKWAIPSQIALVTEIPKTSVGKLDKKRIRVDITEWQANNSTFLSTL, encoded by the coding sequence ATGTTGCAGACTCGCGTTATCCCCCCAGCCGAAGGCGCTTACCAGTATCCGTTGCTGATTAAACGGCTGCTGATGTCTGGCGCGCGCTATGAGAAAACCCGCGAGATCATCTACCGCGACCAGTTGCGCTACAGCTATCCGACCCTGATCGAACGGGTCGCACGCCTGGCCAACGTACTGACGGCAGCCGGCGTCAAGGCCGGCGATACCGTGGCGGTGATGGACTGGGACAGCCATCGTTATCTGGAATGCATGTTTGCCATCCCGATGATCGGCGCGGTGATCCACACCATCAACGTGCGCCTGTCGCCGGAACAGATCCTCTACACCATGAACCACGCCGAGGACCGCTTCGTGCTGGTCAACAGCGAGTTCGTCGGGCTGTACAACGCGATTGCCGGTCACCTGACCACGGTGGAAAAAACCCTGCTGCTGACCGATCTGCCGGAAAAAACCGCCGACTTGCCGAACCTCGTCGGCGAGTACGAGCAATTGCTGGCGGCCGCGAGCACGCAGTACGACTTCCAGGACTTCGACGAGAACTCGGTCGCGACCACGTTCTACACCACCGGCACCACCGGCAATCCCAAAGGCGTGTATTTCACCCACCGGCAACTGGTGCTGCACACCATGGGCGTGTCGACCATCATGGGCGCCATCGACAGCGTGCGGCTCTTGGGTACCAACGACGTGTACATGCCGATCACCCCGATGTTCCATGTGCACGCCTGGGGGTTGCCGTATGTGGCGACGATGCTCGGGCTCAAGCAGGTTTATCCGGGGCGCTACGATCCGGAATATCTGGTGGAGCTGTGGCGCAAGGAAAAGGTCACCTTTTCGCACTGCGTACCGACCATCCTGCAAATGGTCCTCAACGCCAAGGCTGCGCAAGGCACTGATTTCGCTGGCTGGAAAATCGTGATCGGTGGCAGTGCGTTGAATCGTGCGTTGTACGAAGCTGCCAAGGCCAAGGGCATTCAGTTGACCGCCGCTTACGGCATGTCGGAAACCGGGCCGCTGGTTTCCTGCGCGCACCTCAACGACGAGCTGATGGCCGGTACCGAAGACGAACGCACCACGTATCGAATCAAGGCCGGCGTGCCGGGGCCGTTGGTGGAGGCGGCGATCGTCGACACCGACGGCAACTTCCTGCCCGCCGATGGCGAGACCCAGGGCGAACTGGTGCTGCGCGCGCCGTGGCTCACCGAAGGTTATTTCAATGAGCCGCAGAAGGGCGCCGAGCTCTGGGCCGGCGGCTGGCTGCACACCGGAGACGTGGCGACACTGGACGGTATGGGCGTGATCGATATTCGCGACCGGATCAAGGACGTGATCAAGACCGGCGGTGAATGGATTTCCTCCCTGGACCTCGAAGACCTGATCAGTCGCCATGCAGCGGTACGCGAAGTAGCAGTGGTGGGGATTGCCGATCCGCAGTGGGGCGAGCGTCCGTTTGCCTTGCTGGTGATCCGCGAGGGCCATGCAATCGGGGCCAAAGAACTCAAGGAACACCTCAAGCCGTTTGTGGAGTTGGGGCACCTGAGCAAGTGGGCCATCCCGAGCCAGATCGCCCTTGTTACTGAAATTCCCAAGACCAGCGTCGGCAAGCTCGACAAGAAGCGCATTCGCGTCGACATCACCGAGTGGCAAGCCAACAACAGCACCTTCCTCTCGACGCTTTAA
- a CDS encoding LysE family translocator yields MYWTEFLTVALIHLLAVASPGPDFAVVVRESVTHGRRAGTWTALGVGTAIFLHVGYSLLGIGLIVSQSIVLFNALKWAAAAYLLYIGFKALRAQPAKPVADDLHKEAGERTARGAFTSGFVTNGLNPKATLFFLSLFTVVINPHTPLAVQAGYGIYLAAATAVWFCLVAMLFSQQRVRAGFARMGHWFDRTMGAVLIAIGVKLAFTEMH; encoded by the coding sequence ATGTACTGGACAGAGTTCTTGACCGTTGCCCTCATCCATTTGCTGGCCGTGGCCAGCCCCGGCCCGGACTTTGCCGTGGTGGTGCGTGAGAGCGTGACCCACGGTCGTCGCGCCGGCACCTGGACCGCGCTGGGCGTCGGCACGGCAATTTTCCTGCACGTCGGCTATTCGCTGCTCGGCATCGGCCTGATCGTGTCCCAGTCGATCGTGCTGTTCAACGCATTGAAATGGGCCGCCGCCGCTTACCTGCTGTACATCGGCTTCAAGGCCCTGCGTGCGCAACCGGCCAAACCGGTGGCTGACGACCTGCACAAGGAAGCCGGCGAGCGTACGGCTCGCGGCGCTTTCACATCGGGTTTCGTGACCAACGGTCTGAACCCGAAAGCCACGCTGTTCTTCCTGTCGTTGTTCACCGTGGTGATCAATCCGCACACACCGCTGGCAGTGCAAGCGGGTTACGGGATTTACCTCGCAGCGGCGACCGCTGTCTGGTTCTGCCTGGTGGCGATGCTGTTCAGTCAGCAACGCGTGCGCGCCGGTTTCGCCCGCATGGGCCACTGGTTCGACCGGACCATGGGCGCGGTGCTGATCGCCATCGGCGTGAAACTCGCGTTCACCGAGATGCATTGA
- a CDS encoding M48 family metallopeptidase yields the protein MNKRLVLCALSAGLLLAGCQSVNTTSGGAVGVERKQYMFSMLSTDEVNQMYAQSYQKTVGEASSKGVLDKTSNDAKRIQTIANRLIAQAPIFRPDSAQWKWEVNLIKSDELNANCGPGGKIIFYTGLIDSLKLTDDEIAAIMGHEIAHALREHGREAMSKAYGIEMAKQGAGALFGLGQDSLALADTVANYGMTLPNSRSNENEADLIGLELAARAGYNPNAAITLWNKMSKASEGSPPEFMSTHPASSSRIASLQAAIPKVMPLYEKAPKS from the coding sequence ATGAACAAGCGATTGGTTTTGTGTGCTCTGAGCGCGGGTCTGTTGCTCGCCGGTTGTCAGTCGGTCAACACCACCAGCGGCGGTGCCGTTGGCGTGGAGCGCAAGCAGTACATGTTCAGCATGTTGTCCACGGACGAGGTCAACCAGATGTACGCCCAGTCTTACCAAAAGACGGTTGGCGAGGCGAGCAGCAAAGGTGTGCTGGACAAGACCAGCAACGATGCCAAGCGCATCCAGACGATCGCCAATCGACTGATTGCCCAGGCGCCGATTTTTCGTCCTGATTCGGCCCAGTGGAAATGGGAAGTCAACCTGATCAAGAGCGACGAACTCAACGCCAACTGCGGGCCTGGCGGCAAGATCATTTTCTACACCGGGCTGATTGACAGCCTGAAACTGACCGACGATGAAATCGCCGCGATCATGGGCCATGAAATCGCCCACGCCTTGCGCGAGCACGGTCGTGAAGCAATGTCCAAGGCCTACGGCATCGAAATGGCCAAGCAGGGCGCTGGTGCCTTGTTCGGCCTGGGCCAGGACAGCCTGGCGCTGGCAGACACCGTGGCCAACTATGGCATGACGTTGCCCAACAGCCGCTCCAACGAAAACGAGGCTGACCTGATCGGCCTGGAACTGGCAGCTCGCGCCGGTTACAACCCGAACGCCGCGATCACCCTGTGGAACAAGATGAGCAAGGCCTCGGAAGGTTCGCCACCGGAGTTCATGAGCACTCACCCGGCGTCGTCCAGTCGGATTGCTTCGTTGCAGGCGGCGATTCCGAAGGTGATGCCTCTGTACGAGAAAGCGCCGAAGTCCTGA
- a CDS encoding methyl-accepting chemotaxis protein: protein MKFKSIQFSVAALAGAIVLSVVAALVLYALFSGARTQDMVQERTQAQFEQVIEQRLTSLAQTQVSQIQRELEAPLLIAGGLVRVNALIGTPGADGQPQLNLSREQLISLIKENVAKNPKILGTYIGWEKNALDHNDAAYVDTKVVGIDAANGRFLPWWFRNEDGSLGLDKLVDVDDQKTLSTGVRASEYYLCSKETKKSCVIDPAPYKVGDKIVMLASFIEPIMLDGAFQGIVGADLSVNFIQEMLLGANQKLYNGSGVMALIGGNGRIVAYTKDPSKFGEKVSDILDNQQIANMANLKRGEVTYTVDKTQGRIELYLPFGIGQTDARWTLMLQLPLNAVMADLQKLQADLGTQRKSDTFGMAMVGLLIAGIGLLVIWLVGHGIARPLKQMVAMLDDIAKGEGDLTRRLTSDRADELGSIAKGFNTFLAKLQAMITQVVTSVQSVSDSSEHTADIAIRTNIGVQKQMLEIDQVATAVHEMTATAQDVARNATQAAQAASHADQAAAQGKLIVRDTSNSIGVLAVEIGKAVGVVQTLAKDSENINAILTAIRGIAEQTNLLALNAAIEAARAGEQGRGFAVVADEVRNLAQKTQKATEEIQTMIQQLQQGTRDVVRVMEDSQNRTDESVQHAAKAAEALDAITQAVSVINDMNTQIASAAEEQSAVADDINRNVINIGQVANEVAGGADESSAASADLTKLAEQQRRLINQFKV, encoded by the coding sequence ATGAAATTCAAGTCGATTCAGTTTTCCGTGGCGGCCCTCGCCGGTGCCATCGTTCTTAGCGTAGTCGCCGCGCTGGTGCTTTATGCCCTGTTTTCCGGTGCCCGGACCCAAGACATGGTTCAGGAGCGGACCCAGGCGCAATTCGAGCAAGTCATCGAACAGCGCCTCACGTCCCTGGCGCAAACCCAGGTCAGCCAGATCCAGCGTGAACTCGAAGCGCCGCTGCTGATCGCCGGCGGGCTGGTGCGGGTCAACGCCTTGATCGGCACACCGGGCGCCGATGGCCAGCCGCAACTGAACCTGAGCCGCGAGCAATTGATCAGCCTGATCAAGGAAAACGTCGCCAAAAACCCGAAAATTCTCGGCACCTACATCGGTTGGGAAAAAAACGCCCTCGACCACAATGACGCAGCCTACGTCGACACCAAGGTGGTGGGCATCGACGCCGCTAACGGCCGCTTCCTGCCATGGTGGTTCCGCAATGAAGACGGCAGCCTGGGCCTGGACAAACTGGTGGACGTCGACGACCAGAAAACCCTGTCCACCGGCGTGCGCGCCAGCGAGTACTACCTGTGCTCGAAAGAAACCAAAAAATCCTGCGTGATCGATCCGGCGCCCTACAAGGTCGGTGACAAGATCGTCATGCTCGCCTCCTTTATTGAGCCGATCATGCTCGACGGCGCCTTCCAGGGCATCGTCGGCGCCGACCTGTCGGTGAACTTCATCCAGGAAATGCTCCTGGGCGCGAACCAGAAGCTGTACAACGGCTCGGGTGTCATGGCGCTGATCGGCGGCAATGGCCGGATCGTGGCCTACACCAAGGACCCGAGCAAATTCGGCGAGAAGGTCAGCGACATCCTCGACAACCAACAGATCGCCAACATGGCCAATCTCAAGCGCGGCGAAGTGACCTACACCGTCGACAAGACCCAGGGGCGGATCGAGTTGTACCTGCCATTCGGCATCGGCCAGACCGATGCGCGCTGGACCCTGATGCTGCAACTGCCGCTGAACGCGGTGATGGCCGACCTGCAAAAACTCCAGGCCGACCTCGGCACACAGCGCAAATCCGACACCTTCGGCATGGCCATGGTCGGCCTGCTGATTGCCGGCATCGGCTTGCTGGTGATCTGGCTGGTGGGCCACGGCATTGCCCGGCCGCTTAAACAGATGGTCGCCATGCTCGACGACATTGCCAAAGGCGAAGGCGACCTGACGCGCCGCCTGACCAGTGATCGCGCCGACGAACTGGGCTCAATCGCCAAAGGCTTCAACACCTTCCTCGCCAAGTTGCAGGCGATGATCACTCAGGTCGTGACGTCGGTGCAGAGCGTCAGCGATTCGTCGGAACACACCGCTGACATCGCTATTCGCACCAATATTGGCGTGCAAAAACAAATGCTCGAGATCGATCAGGTCGCCACAGCGGTGCATGAAATGACCGCCACTGCTCAGGACGTGGCGCGTAACGCGACCCAGGCGGCGCAAGCGGCCAGCCATGCGGATCAGGCGGCGGCTCAGGGCAAACTGATCGTGCGGGACACGTCGAATTCGATCGGTGTGCTGGCGGTGGAAATCGGCAAGGCTGTGGGCGTGGTGCAAACCCTGGCCAAGGACAGCGAGAACATCAACGCGATTCTCACGGCCATTCGCGGGATTGCCGAGCAGACCAACCTGCTGGCCTTGAACGCGGCCATCGAAGCGGCACGTGCCGGTGAACAGGGCCGTGGCTTTGCGGTGGTGGCCGATGAAGTGCGCAACCTGGCGCAGAAAACCCAGAAGGCCACTGAAGAAATCCAGACCATGATCCAACAGCTGCAACAAGGCACGCGCGATGTGGTGCGGGTGATGGAGGACAGCCAGAACCGTACCGATGAAAGCGTGCAACACGCGGCGAAAGCGGCCGAAGCGCTGGATGCGATCACTCAGGCGGTGTCGGTGATCAACGACATGAACACCCAGATTGCCAGTGCGGCCGAGGAACAGAGCGCGGTGGCGGATGACATCAACCGTAACGTGATCAACATTGGGCAGGTGGCCAATGAAGTGGCCGGTGGGGCGGATGAGTCGAGCGCAGCGAGTGCGGATCTGACCAAGCTGGCTGAACAGCAGCGGCGGTTGATCAATCAGTTCAAGGTTTGA